The sequence GCCCGGTCCCGAAGGCTGGTGGGGCCTGCAGGGCTTCCGGCCAGAGATGTTCGCGCTGAATCTGGCGTTCGTGCTGGCCGTCACCCGGGGGCTGTACAGCCGCACCCAGCAGAATCCGGATCTGCTGTTCAGCCTGCTGATGTTCGGCGTGACCATCTTTCTGGTGGTTAGCGTGTTCGCCGGGGCGGACCTCAGCATCGGCTTCGGGTTCGGGCTATTTGCTGTGTTCGGCATTCTGCGCTACCGCACAGGCGCCATTTCTACCCGCGACCTTACCTACCTGTTCGTGGTGGTCGCCACGGCCATGATCAACGGACTCTCGGCAGCACCGTTCGGGGCGCTGCTACAGGTGAACCTGGCCGTGCTGCTGGCACTGGCGCTGGCCCAGAGCAGTTTTTTCGCCACGCCCTACTCGTCGCTGATGGTGGACTACGAGCACGTGGCCCACACGGCGCAGGACCACCGGCCCGAACTGATCACCGAACTGCGCCGCCGCACTGGCCTGGACGTGCAGCAGGTGCAGCTGGTCAATCTGGACTATGTGCGTGACATGGCACGGCTACGGGTGATTTACCGCCCGGTTCAGGGCGAGCGGGCCTACTCGGACCAGTAGCCGGACCCGCCGCAGCCTACTGGCTCAGTGCGGACCGTACTGCGTAGCGAGCGCGGGTAGGTCCTGAGCCAGCTGCCCGGCCAGGATGTCCTGATTGCCGTACACCCGCACGAAATTGCCCTGGGTATCCACCACGCTTACCTGGTCGCCGTGAATCATGGCGGCCTGGGTGGCACCGGTCACTTTGGGGTTCACCGCAGCGGCGCTGGCCTGAGCCGGGGCTGCCGAGGCCCCAGCAGACCCACCCGCCATGTGGGCGCTGTGGTCGGTCAGCGAGGGTGGGCGGGCAATGCCCACGAACATCTCCTGCGCGGCGCGGTCAATATCGGCCGTCTCTCCGGTCAGGCCCACGAAGGCCGGGTCGAAGCGGTCCAGGTAAGCACGCAGCACTTCGGGGCGGTCGTTGGCTGGGTCCACGCTGACCATCTGTACGAGGACCTTGTCTCTCAGCTGAGGGCTGAGGCCTTTGTAGGT is a genomic window of Deinococcus proteolyticus MRP containing:
- a CDS encoding DUF4956 domain-containing protein; this translates as MPGPEGWWGLQGFRPEMFALNLAFVLAVTRGLYSRTQQNPDLLFSLLMFGVTIFLVVSVFAGADLSIGFGFGLFAVFGILRYRTGAISTRDLTYLFVVVATAMINGLSAAPFGALLQVNLAVLLALALAQSSFFATPYSSLMVDYEHVAHTAQDHRPELITELRRRTGLDVQQVQLVNLDYVRDMARLRVIYRPVQGERAYSDQ
- a CDS encoding SCO family protein; this encodes MKWLTPALLLVAAVLAGLLLMKKADPQPQYGTALDVPKPLPAVSLLDDRGQQTTLTDSHGKLRLMFYGFVRCPDVCPATLSVLADTYKGLSPQLRDKVLVQMVSVDPANDRPEVLRAYLDRFDPAFVGLTGETADIDRAAQEMFVGIARPPSLTDHSAHMAGGSAGASAAPAQASAAAVNPKVTGATQAAMIHGDQVSVVDTQGNFVRVYGNQDILAGQLAQDLPALATQYGPH